The Planctomicrobium piriforme genome includes a window with the following:
- a CDS encoding Nif3-like dinuclear metal center hexameric protein, with protein MSETLRTVTDFLRAFAPLDLAESWDNVGLLLGETEPPVRRAMTCLTLSPDVAAEAIAGNADFIVSHHPVLFRPIQKLTSDSSEGPMLLSLIRHGIRVYSPHTAFDSAQLGINQQLADALDLRETAPIRPQSSSPDNAVGSGRRGQLPRSMSFGQFLNLVRTKLKILHLQYVGDVGRPVSSVAVACGSAGEFLSDAVKAGCDVFLTGEARFHSCLEAREKNIALVLAGHYATERPAVETLAQVLKQQFPQLQVWASEQECDPVLWSLGS; from the coding sequence ATGTCTGAAACACTTCGTACAGTCACCGATTTTTTAAGGGCCTTCGCCCCGCTCGACCTCGCTGAAAGCTGGGATAACGTGGGTCTGCTGCTGGGAGAGACCGAGCCCCCAGTCCGCCGGGCGATGACCTGCCTGACGCTCTCTCCCGATGTCGCCGCCGAGGCGATTGCGGGCAATGCCGACTTCATCGTCTCGCACCATCCGGTCCTGTTTCGGCCCATTCAGAAGCTGACCTCGGATTCGAGCGAAGGCCCCATGCTGCTGTCGCTGATTCGTCATGGAATTCGGGTCTATAGCCCGCACACCGCGTTCGACAGCGCTCAACTGGGCATCAACCAGCAGTTGGCCGATGCACTCGACCTGCGCGAGACGGCCCCCATTCGACCGCAGTCTTCGTCACCAGACAACGCCGTGGGAAGCGGACGACGCGGCCAATTGCCGCGGAGCATGAGCTTCGGCCAGTTCCTCAATCTGGTCCGCACGAAGCTCAAGATCCTGCATCTGCAGTATGTCGGCGACGTTGGCCGACCGGTGTCATCAGTGGCGGTCGCCTGTGGTTCCGCCGGCGAGTTTCTGTCGGACGCGGTGAAGGCCGGATGCGATGTCTTTCTGACCGGCGAAGCCCGATTTCACAGTTGTCTCGAAGCCCGAGAAAAGAACATCGCCCTCGTGCTGGCAGGTCACTACGCAACGGAACGACCGGCGGTCGAAACACTCGCTCAGGTGCTCAAGCAAC